The Kitasatospora setae KM-6054 genome contains a region encoding:
- a CDS encoding response regulator transcription factor: protein MRAVIAEDSVLLRVGLVKVLEMGGFQVVAEAGDATALLAAVERHRPELALVDVRMPPSFTDEGVRAALEIRRSRPGTAVVLLSQYVEERYAADLLSADTSGVGYLLKQRVADVTEFVETVRRVAGGGTALDPQVVAQLLLRRSNDPLERLTPRERDVLALMAEGHSNTGIAESLTISESAVAKHINNIFAKLDLPVADTGHRRVLAVLRFLGTSRS from the coding sequence GTGCGCGCGGTGATCGCCGAGGACTCGGTGCTGCTCCGGGTCGGCCTGGTCAAGGTGTTGGAGATGGGCGGCTTCCAGGTCGTCGCGGAGGCCGGCGACGCGACCGCCCTGCTGGCGGCGGTCGAGCGGCACCGCCCCGAACTCGCCCTGGTGGACGTCCGGATGCCGCCCTCCTTCACCGACGAGGGAGTGCGCGCCGCCCTGGAGATCCGCCGCAGCCGGCCGGGGACGGCGGTGGTGCTGCTCTCCCAGTACGTCGAGGAGCGCTACGCGGCCGACCTGCTGTCCGCCGACACCAGCGGCGTCGGCTACCTGCTCAAACAGCGCGTCGCCGACGTCACCGAGTTCGTCGAGACGGTCCGCCGGGTCGCCGGCGGCGGCACCGCGCTGGACCCGCAGGTCGTCGCCCAACTGCTGCTGCGCCGCAGCAACGACCCGCTGGAGCGGCTGACCCCCCGCGAACGGGACGTCCTGGCCCTGATGGCGGAGGGGCACTCCAACACCGGCATCGCGGAGTCCCTGACGATCAGCGAGAGCGCCGTCGCCAAGCACATCAACAACATCTTCGCCAAACTCGACCTCCCGGTCGCCGACACCGGCCACCGCCGCGTCCTGGCCGTGCTGCGCTTCCTCGGCACGTCCCGGTCCTGA
- the xylA gene encoding xylose isomerase, with product MSQLSPTPADKFTFGLWTVGWQGRDPFGDATRPALDPVETVEKLAALGAYGVTFHDDDLVPFGSSDAEREAIVKRFRTALESTGLRVPMATTNLFTHPVFKDGAFTANDRDVRRYALRKTIRNIDLAVELGASVYVAWGGREGAEHGASKDVRVALDRLKEAFDLLGDYVTEQGYDLRFAIEPKPNEPRGDILLPTIGHALAFIDRLERPELVGLNPEVGHEQMAGLNFPHGIAQALWSGKLFHIDLNGQSGIKYDQDFRFGAGDLRQAFWLVDLLESSDYQGPRHFDFKPPRTEDFAGVWESAAGNMRNYLLLKERALAFRADPQVQDALRAARLDQLALPTAADGLAALLADRSAFEEFDVTAAAERGMAFEHLDQLAIEHLLGAR from the coding sequence ATGAGCCAGCTCTCCCCCACCCCCGCCGACAAGTTCACCTTCGGCCTGTGGACGGTCGGCTGGCAGGGCCGCGACCCGTTCGGCGACGCCACCCGCCCGGCCCTGGACCCGGTCGAGACGGTCGAGAAGCTGGCCGCCCTGGGCGCGTACGGCGTGACCTTCCACGACGACGACCTGGTGCCGTTCGGCTCCTCGGACGCGGAGCGCGAGGCGATCGTCAAGCGCTTCCGGACCGCCCTGGAGTCCACCGGCCTGCGGGTCCCGATGGCCACCACCAACCTGTTCACCCACCCGGTCTTCAAGGACGGCGCGTTCACCGCCAACGACCGCGACGTGCGCCGCTACGCGCTGCGCAAGACCATCCGCAACATCGACCTCGCGGTCGAGCTGGGCGCGAGCGTGTACGTCGCCTGGGGCGGCCGGGAGGGCGCGGAGCACGGCGCGTCCAAGGACGTCCGGGTCGCCCTGGACCGGCTGAAGGAGGCGTTCGACCTGCTCGGCGACTACGTCACGGAGCAGGGCTACGACCTGCGCTTCGCGATCGAGCCGAAGCCGAACGAGCCGCGCGGCGACATCCTCCTCCCCACCATCGGCCACGCCCTCGCCTTCATCGACCGGCTGGAGCGCCCCGAGCTGGTCGGCCTCAACCCGGAGGTCGGCCACGAGCAGATGGCGGGCCTGAACTTCCCGCACGGCATCGCCCAGGCGCTCTGGTCCGGCAAGCTGTTCCACATCGACCTGAACGGCCAGTCCGGCATCAAGTACGACCAGGACTTCCGGTTCGGCGCGGGCGACCTGCGGCAGGCGTTCTGGCTGGTCGACCTGCTGGAGTCGTCCGACTACCAGGGCCCGCGGCACTTCGACTTCAAGCCGCCGCGCACCGAGGACTTCGCCGGCGTCTGGGAGTCCGCGGCCGGCAACATGCGCAACTACCTGCTGCTCAAGGAGCGCGCCCTGGCCTTCCGCGCCGACCCCCAGGTCCAGGACGCGCTGCGCGCCGCCCGCCTCGACCAGCTCGCCCTGCCGACCGCCGCCGACGGCCTGGCCGCCCTGCTCGCCGACCGCTCCGCCTTCGAGGAGTTCGACGTCACCGCCGCCGCCGAACGCGGCATGGCCTTCGAACACCTCGACCAGCTCGCCATCGAACACCTCCTCGGCGCCCGCTGA
- a CDS encoding sensor histidine kinase, which produces MRRDVGFLATGVLPHLALVPVWAWAWTFADRTGQWIPALLVAAPLVVLGAPLLTAAQRARHRVLLGVDVAPTAPTAADRTSWAAAARRLPGRLSAAQTWRRVGYHLLLGPLLAAAESLVLTAAAAGLAGATSYGWAWAVPAQARQSRLGYAAQLPCYTLGGLLLLGALPWLAGAAARGESRAAAALLGPGRSERLRRLQQRVDHLAESRTGLIEAVDAERRRIERDLHDGTQQRLVSLAVNLGLVLATTPDLPDGARAAVAEAHLEAKQAIAELNDLVRGLHPAVLEDRGLDAALSGLAARLPLPVRLRVELDARVPPGVESVAYFVVSEALANVIKHAGATRTEVTVRQVGALLRVNVTDDGLGGADPSAGTGLGGLAKRVGAVDGAFHVSSPVGGPTTVTAELPCAR; this is translated from the coding sequence GTGCGGCGCGACGTCGGCTTCCTGGCCACCGGCGTCCTGCCGCACCTGGCCCTGGTGCCGGTGTGGGCCTGGGCCTGGACGTTCGCCGACCGGACGGGGCAGTGGATACCGGCCCTGCTGGTGGCGGCGCCCCTGGTCGTGCTCGGCGCCCCGCTGCTGACGGCCGCCCAGCGGGCCCGCCACCGCGTCCTGCTCGGGGTGGACGTCGCCCCGACGGCGCCCACCGCCGCCGACCGCACGTCGTGGGCGGCCGCGGCCCGGCGGCTGCCCGGCCGGCTGTCCGCGGCGCAGACCTGGCGCCGGGTCGGCTACCACCTGCTGCTCGGCCCGCTGCTGGCCGCCGCGGAGTCGCTGGTCCTGACCGCCGCGGCCGCGGGCCTGGCGGGCGCCACCTCCTACGGCTGGGCCTGGGCGGTGCCCGCGCAGGCCCGCCAGAGCCGGCTCGGGTACGCCGCGCAGCTGCCGTGCTACACGCTGGGCGGGCTGCTCCTGCTCGGCGCCCTGCCCTGGCTGGCGGGCGCGGCCGCCCGGGGCGAGTCGCGCGCGGCGGCGGCCCTGCTCGGCCCCGGCCGGTCCGAGCGGCTCCGCCGGCTCCAGCAGCGGGTCGACCACCTGGCGGAGAGCCGCACCGGCCTGATCGAGGCGGTCGACGCCGAGCGCCGCCGGATCGAGCGGGACCTGCACGACGGCACCCAGCAGCGGCTGGTCTCGCTCGCCGTCAACCTCGGCCTGGTCCTGGCCACCACCCCCGACCTGCCGGACGGGGCCCGCGCGGCGGTCGCCGAGGCCCACCTGGAGGCGAAGCAGGCGATCGCCGAGCTCAACGACCTGGTCCGGGGGCTGCACCCCGCCGTGCTGGAGGACCGCGGGCTGGACGCGGCCCTGTCCGGCCTGGCCGCCCGGCTCCCGCTGCCGGTGCGCCTGCGGGTCGAACTCGACGCGCGAGTGCCGCCCGGCGTGGAGTCGGTGGCGTACTTCGTGGTCTCCGAGGCCCTGGCCAACGTGATCAAGCACGCCGGGGCGACCCGCACCGAGGTGACGGTCAGACAGGTCGGCGCGCTGCTGCGGGTGAACGTCACGGACGACGGCCTCGGCGGCGCCGACCCCTCCGCCGGGACGGGGCTCGGCGGGCTGGCCAAACGGGTCGGCGCGGTCGACGGCGCCTTCCACGTCAGCAGCCCCGTCGGCGGCCCCACCACCGTGACCGCGGAGCTGCCGTGCGCGCGGTGA
- a CDS encoding HD domain-containing protein — MRTKPTSWARALAEHELAGPLPRRWAHTRGVAERAGRLEGVLGRKAGLLVRAALLHDIGYAPRLAATGFHPLDGARFLRDAHGADDQLTRLVANHSFALLEAEERGLREVLEAEFPLVEDQRLVDALVWCDMTTTPDGIPTTAEARVAEILGRYGAQSVVGRFARRASPEILAAVARVEAASPVQPR, encoded by the coding sequence ATGCGGACGAAGCCGACCTCTTGGGCCAGGGCACTGGCGGAACACGAACTCGCCGGCCCGCTGCCCCGCCGCTGGGCGCACACCCGGGGCGTGGCGGAGCGGGCCGGCCGCCTGGAAGGGGTTCTAGGTCGGAAAGCCGGCCTCCTCGTCCGTGCCGCCCTGCTGCACGACATCGGCTACGCGCCGAGGTTGGCGGCCACGGGGTTCCACCCGCTCGACGGCGCGCGGTTCCTCCGTGACGCCCACGGGGCGGACGATCAGCTCACGCGGCTGGTGGCGAACCACTCGTTCGCGCTGCTCGAAGCGGAGGAGCGTGGCCTTCGGGAGGTACTGGAGGCCGAGTTCCCGCTGGTGGAGGACCAGCGCTTGGTCGACGCCCTGGTGTGGTGCGACATGACGACGACGCCCGACGGGATCCCGACCACGGCCGAGGCGCGCGTGGCGGAGATCCTCGGCCGCTACGGGGCGCAGAGCGTGGTGGGGCGGTTCGCCCGCCGGGCGTCGCCGGAGATCCTCGCGGCCGTGGCGCGGGTGGAGGCGGCGTCGCCGGTTCAGCCCAGGTAG
- a CDS encoding phosphotransferase: protein MTDWEFVKDRTAADGAVWRSADGLLYKRTGGEDLRAEGEFQRLVAGLGYPVPEIVDQGSESGRRFVVERAIGDTSLHEEALADAGRDGRVGHRVISTAAAVASKLLRAQARHPLPATPWFERAAFATEVLEENPDFDVPRVHEAVEHALGRLARLPTVRGHLDYGLPNVLRAGVIDWQHHGPVPLGYDVYPALDIVAFKGGGKGYGITPEQRAAYTAALDETTVSLIGRRVSEHLGDFLFVKCFFFLALMRPTDPTRHDKHLKWQYRRALFMTGLDQYESSHTIDTGTFPTLERFTAEHR from the coding sequence ATGACCGACTGGGAGTTCGTGAAGGACCGGACCGCCGCCGACGGCGCGGTGTGGAGGTCGGCGGACGGCCTGCTCTACAAGCGGACCGGCGGTGAGGACCTGCGGGCGGAGGGCGAGTTTCAACGACTGGTTGCCGGCCTCGGCTACCCGGTGCCGGAGATCGTCGACCAAGGCTCGGAGAGCGGGCGCCGTTTCGTCGTCGAGCGCGCCATCGGCGACACCTCGCTGCACGAGGAGGCGCTGGCCGACGCCGGGCGGGACGGTCGGGTCGGCCACCGGGTGATCAGTACGGCGGCTGCTGTCGCCTCGAAGCTCCTACGGGCCCAGGCGAGGCATCCCCTCCCCGCCACGCCGTGGTTCGAGCGGGCGGCCTTCGCGACCGAGGTCCTCGAGGAGAACCCGGACTTCGACGTCCCGCGCGTCCACGAGGCGGTCGAGCACGCCCTCGGCCGACTGGCCCGGCTCCCGACGGTGCGCGGACACCTGGACTACGGCCTGCCCAACGTCCTCCGGGCCGGCGTCATCGACTGGCAGCACCACGGGCCGGTCCCGCTCGGCTACGACGTCTACCCCGCGCTCGACATCGTGGCCTTCAAGGGCGGTGGCAAGGGCTACGGCATCACCCCGGAACAGCGCGCCGCCTACACCGCCGCGCTCGACGAGACCACCGTGTCCCTGATCGGGCGGCGGGTGAGCGAGCACCTGGGCGACTTCCTGTTCGTCAAGTGCTTCTTCTTCCTCGCCCTCATGCGGCCCACCGACCCCACGCGGCACGACAAGCACCTCAAGTGGCAGTACCGCCGCGCCCTCTTCATGACGGGACTCGATCAGTATGAGTCGTCCCACACGATCGACACCGGCACCTTTCCCACCCTGGAACGGTTCACCGCCGAACACCGGTAG
- a CDS encoding XRE family transcriptional regulator, translating into MNERLHSVLARRGVGPEALAEACAVDPKTVGRWLGGRVPHPRHRFRAAHFLRVEEAFLWPDPLPRAGLGPGGAGAELVGTYRNRASVPRETWLTLLQEARQRIDVLVFSGTFFAQSNPHVAEMLAERAADGVRVRLCFGDPSGRTASVRGREEGIGDTLAAKIRASLTYYRSLLTEEGCEVRLHDTTLYNSLFRYDDDLLVNSHIYGRPASANPLLHLKRVDTSGWFDNYAQGFEAVWARARPWTPDQEGIAAHGQD; encoded by the coding sequence GTGAACGAGCGACTCCACTCCGTGCTGGCCCGGCGGGGCGTCGGCCCCGAGGCGCTCGCCGAAGCCTGCGCGGTGGACCCGAAGACCGTCGGCCGCTGGCTCGGCGGACGGGTGCCCCATCCGAGGCACCGTTTCCGCGCCGCCCATTTCCTGCGCGTGGAGGAGGCCTTCCTCTGGCCGGACCCACTGCCCCGGGCGGGTCTGGGGCCGGGCGGGGCGGGCGCCGAACTCGTCGGCACCTACCGGAACCGGGCCAGTGTGCCCCGCGAGACCTGGCTGACCCTGCTGCAGGAGGCCCGGCAGCGGATCGACGTGCTGGTCTTCTCCGGGACGTTCTTCGCGCAGTCCAATCCGCACGTCGCCGAGATGCTCGCCGAACGGGCTGCCGACGGCGTCCGGGTCCGGCTGTGCTTCGGTGACCCGAGCGGACGGACCGCCTCCGTCCGGGGGCGGGAGGAAGGCATCGGCGACACCCTCGCCGCCAAGATCCGGGCCTCCCTCACCTACTACCGCTCCCTGCTCACGGAGGAGGGGTGCGAGGTACGGCTTCACGACACCACGCTGTACAACTCCCTCTTCCGCTACGACGACGACCTGCTGGTCAACTCCCACATCTACGGCCGGCCGGCCAGCGCCAACCCCCTGCTCCACCTCAAGCGGGTGGACACCAGCGGCTGGTTCGACAACTACGCTCAGGGCTTCGAAGCGGTCTGGGCCCGAGCGCGGCCCTGGACGCCCGACCAGGAGGGGATCGCCGCGCATGGGCAGGACTGA
- a CDS encoding HAD family hydrolase produces MQLIVLWDIDHTLIENAGVSKEIYAAAFTALTGIPPVTGASTEGRTDRLIMRDMFRGHGLPEPDWSAVEAALTRSGEERLGELRRRGTALPGALDALEAASSRAGWVSSVLTGNIAANARVKLAAFGLDGSLDLRVGAYGTDAEQRPDLVDVARRRVRRHRGLPVGVPVVLVGDTPRDVEAALTTGSGIVAVASGVHGRAELEAAGAPVVLPDLSDTAALLTLLENVPGRP; encoded by the coding sequence ATGCAGCTCATCGTCCTGTGGGACATCGACCACACCCTCATCGAGAACGCGGGGGTGAGCAAGGAGATCTACGCCGCCGCGTTCACCGCGCTGACCGGAATCCCGCCGGTCACGGGCGCGTCGACGGAGGGCCGCACCGACCGCCTGATCATGCGGGACATGTTTCGCGGGCACGGCCTCCCGGAGCCCGACTGGTCGGCCGTCGAGGCTGCTCTCACCCGGTCCGGCGAGGAGCGCCTGGGCGAACTGCGGCGACGTGGGACGGCGCTCCCGGGTGCGCTCGACGCCCTCGAAGCCGCTTCGTCCCGTGCCGGTTGGGTGTCCTCGGTGCTGACCGGCAACATCGCGGCGAACGCCCGGGTGAAACTGGCGGCGTTCGGCCTCGACGGCTCGCTGGACCTCCGCGTCGGGGCCTACGGCACTGACGCGGAGCAGCGCCCTGACCTGGTCGACGTCGCCCGCAGGCGGGTGCGGCGCCACCGTGGGCTGCCCGTCGGCGTTCCGGTGGTTCTGGTGGGAGACACACCGCGGGACGTCGAGGCGGCGCTCACCACGGGTTCCGGGATCGTCGCGGTCGCCTCCGGTGTGCACGGCCGTGCCGAACTCGAGGCGGCGGGTGCTCCGGTGGTGCTGCCCGACCTGTCGGACACGGCGGCTCTCCTCACGCTGCTGGAAAACGTCCCGGGACGTCCCTGA
- a CDS encoding SflA family class IV lanthipeptide: protein MPVATPTAIRDAGPLAVDDETLLFEDDDRTDLDPTACLADPWVTATTRVGCDFNS from the coding sequence ATGCCCGTTGCCACCCCCACCGCGATCCGCGACGCCGGCCCGCTGGCCGTGGACGACGAGACCCTGCTGTTCGAGGACGACGACCGCACCGACCTCGACCCCACGGCCTGTCTGGCCGACCCGTGGGTCACCGCGACCACCCGCGTCGGCTGCGACTTCAACTCCTGA
- a CDS encoding protein-tyrosine phosphatase family protein, which produces MRPTLFTIDRPGPGRLSTMARPRGGDWLAEEMAGLAAAGVDELVSALTPAECAELGLTAEAECARAAGLRFTSVPIPDLSVPAPAEVLPVVDGLARRLAAGGHVVLHCRAGIGRSSLLAASVLIRSGADPDDAWARIGRARGLAVPDTAEQRAWTDRLPRPDLR; this is translated from the coding sequence ATGCGTCCCACCCTGTTCACGATCGACCGGCCCGGACCGGGCCGGCTCAGCACCATGGCCCGGCCGCGCGGCGGCGACTGGCTGGCCGAGGAGATGGCCGGGCTGGCGGCGGCGGGGGTGGACGAGCTGGTCAGCGCGCTCACCCCGGCGGAGTGCGCCGAGCTCGGGCTGACGGCGGAGGCCGAGTGCGCCCGGGCGGCGGGGCTGCGGTTCACGTCGGTACCGATCCCGGACCTCTCGGTGCCGGCGCCGGCCGAAGTCCTCCCGGTGGTGGACGGGTTGGCGCGGCGACTGGCAGCCGGCGGGCACGTCGTGCTGCACTGCCGGGCCGGGATCGGGCGCTCCTCGCTGCTGGCCGCGTCCGTCCTGATCCGCTCGGGGGCCGACCCGGACGACGCGTGGGCGCGGATCGGCCGGGCCCGCGGCCTCGCCGTGCCGGACACCGCCGAGCAGCGTGCCTGGACCGACCGCCTCCCCCGCCCCGACCTGCGGTAA
- the xylB gene encoding xylulokinase: MAHPQVVIGVDSSTQSTKALAVDTETGEVLGEGRAPHLVDSRDGGRQSDPDQWWDALNTAVAATGWADRAAALAVGGQQHGLVTLDAAGRPVRPALLWNDVRSAPQAAELVRDFGAHWWATELGSVPGPSFTAAKWAWLRATEPGNADRTAAVRLPHDHLTERLTGTATTDRGDASGTGWWTPDGYHAAVLDRIGLDPALLPAVTPAGTAAGHARPGGPLRPGTPVATGTGDNMAAALGLGLTPGTPVLSLGTSGTVYTVARNRPADPTGTVAGFADALDGWLPLACTLNCTLAVDRIATLLGRDRQAVEPGGSAVLLPYLDGERTPALPHASGLLHGLRHDTTPGQLLQAAYDGAAYSLLAALDDVLAVDGAEHADPEQPILLIGGGAQGPAWQDTVRRLSGRPVRLPAARELVALGAAAQAAALLTGERADAVARRWGTADGPLLPALERDDAALERIATTISQTAALQGDGAH; encoded by the coding sequence ATGGCACACCCGCAGGTGGTGATCGGCGTCGACAGCTCGACCCAGTCCACCAAGGCCCTGGCCGTCGACACCGAGACCGGCGAGGTCCTCGGCGAGGGCCGCGCCCCGCACCTGGTCGACTCCCGCGACGGCGGCCGGCAGAGCGACCCCGACCAGTGGTGGGACGCCCTGAACACCGCCGTCGCCGCCACCGGCTGGGCCGACCGCGCCGCCGCCCTCGCCGTCGGCGGCCAGCAGCACGGACTCGTCACCCTCGACGCCGCCGGCCGGCCCGTCCGCCCCGCCCTGCTCTGGAACGACGTCCGCTCCGCACCGCAGGCCGCCGAACTGGTCCGCGACTTCGGCGCCCACTGGTGGGCCACCGAACTCGGCAGCGTCCCCGGCCCGTCCTTCACCGCCGCCAAGTGGGCCTGGCTGCGCGCCACCGAACCCGGCAACGCCGACCGCACCGCCGCCGTCCGCCTCCCGCACGACCACCTCACCGAACGCCTCACCGGCACCGCCACCACCGACCGCGGCGACGCCTCCGGCACCGGCTGGTGGACCCCCGACGGCTACCACGCCGCCGTCCTCGACCGGATCGGCCTGGACCCCGCCCTGCTCCCCGCCGTCACCCCCGCCGGCACCGCCGCCGGCCACGCCCGCCCCGGCGGACCGCTGCGCCCCGGCACCCCGGTCGCCACCGGCACCGGCGACAACATGGCCGCCGCCCTCGGCCTCGGCCTCACCCCCGGCACCCCCGTGCTCAGCCTCGGCACCTCCGGCACCGTCTACACCGTCGCCCGCAACCGCCCCGCCGACCCCACCGGCACCGTGGCCGGCTTCGCCGACGCCCTCGACGGCTGGCTCCCGCTCGCCTGCACCCTCAACTGCACCCTCGCCGTCGACCGGATCGCCACCCTGCTCGGCCGCGACCGCCAGGCCGTCGAACCCGGCGGCAGCGCCGTCCTGCTGCCCTACCTCGACGGCGAGCGCACCCCCGCCCTCCCGCACGCCAGCGGCCTGCTGCACGGCCTGCGCCACGACACCACCCCCGGCCAACTGCTCCAGGCCGCCTACGACGGCGCCGCGTACTCGCTGCTCGCCGCCCTCGACGACGTCCTCGCCGTGGACGGGGCCGAGCACGCCGACCCCGAGCAGCCGATCCTGCTGATCGGCGGCGGCGCCCAGGGCCCGGCCTGGCAGGACACCGTCCGCCGGCTCTCCGGCCGCCCCGTCCGGCTGCCCGCCGCCCGCGAACTGGTCGCCCTCGGCGCCGCCGCCCAGGCCGCCGCGCTGCTCACCGGCGAACGCGCCGACGCCGTCGCCCGTCGCTGGGGCACCGCCGACGGCCCGCTGCTGCCCGCGCTGGAGCGGGACGACGCCGCGCTCGAACGGATCGCGACTACCATTTCGCAGACCGCCGCCCTGCAGGGGGACGGCGCGCACTGA
- a CDS encoding NUDIX hydrolase has product MGRTEYYNDPNAPKANTLVPASNLLVVDDSGAVLLQRRRDTGQWALPGGAQDIGETAAQCAVRECLEETGIVAEITGFLGVYTNPHHIVAYADGEIRQQYENTYIGRPVGGEPTINDEADGVRFVRPADLDQYDIHPSMRQQISDYLAGTYPYLG; this is encoded by the coding sequence ATGGGCAGGACTGAGTACTACAACGACCCGAACGCTCCCAAGGCCAACACCCTCGTCCCCGCCAGCAACCTGCTCGTCGTCGACGACTCCGGCGCCGTCCTGCTGCAGCGCCGCCGCGACACGGGCCAGTGGGCACTACCCGGCGGAGCCCAGGACATCGGGGAGACCGCCGCCCAGTGCGCGGTCCGCGAGTGCCTGGAGGAGACCGGCATCGTCGCCGAGATCACCGGCTTCCTCGGCGTCTACACCAACCCCCACCACATCGTCGCCTACGCCGACGGCGAGATCCGCCAGCAGTACGAGAACACCTACATCGGCCGCCCCGTCGGCGGCGAACCCACGATCAACGACGAGGCCGACGGCGTCCGCTTCGTCCGGCCCGCCGACCTCGACCAGTACGACATCCACCCCAGCATGCGCCAGCAGATCAGCGACTACCTCGCGGGCACCTACCCCTACCTGGGCTGA